CTAACCACTTTTGCAAGGGCTACATCATGCATTCTCATATACAAAAACTGGCTGATATTGCTGCTAAACCTAGTCGGATGATTATTGGTTTAATGAGCGGCACCTCATTAGATGGTTTAGATGTGGCCTTATGTCGATTAAGCGGCGAAGGTTTGGCAACCAAGGTTGAACTCATTAACTTTTGCACAGTGGATTATGATCAAGACTATAAACAACGCGTTAAAGCGGTATTTTCTAAACGCCAAGTCGACTTGCAAATGGTCACGTTATTGCACCCATGGATTGGGCTTGAACATGGCCGGATGATTAATGAGTGCTTACAACAGTGGCAATTAACCGCAAATGACGTTGATGTGGTGGCTAGCCATGGCCAAACGATTTATCACTGTCCGCAGCGCCAACATCAGCTAGCAGAATTTGGTAATGCGACGTTACAAATAGGTGATGCTGATCATTTAGCGGTGAAAACCGGCATTATCACCATCAGTGACTTTCGGCAAAAGCATATTGCCGCGGGCGGCGAGGGGGCACCTTTAGCGGTGTATGGCGATTATTTATTGTTTAGCAGCCCAGCAGAAAATCGGATTTTGCTTAATATTGGCGGTATTGCCAATTTAACCTATTTACCTAGCAGCCAAGATGCCAATGCCGTTTTTAGCTCGGATATAGGCCCGGGCAATACGATGATGGATGCGTATATTCAAGCTTACTTTCCAGGTCAATATTATGATCGCAGTGCAGCGCTGGCTAATGCTGGTGAAATAAACAGCGCTTTATTAGCAGCTTTAAAACAAGATAGATTTTTTGCGCTGGGCTTTCCAAAAACTACCGGTCCAGAAGTATTTAACTTAGCCTATTTAGAGCAAGCGCAGCAGCAAAGCAGTACCGAAAACTTAAATCGTGCTGATGTGATGGCGACACTAAATCGCTTCTCTGCCGATATGATTGTGCACGCGATAACGAGCATGACTGCAGAGTTGGATCAGTTTGTTATTTATGCCAGTGGTGGAGGTATTCATAATCCATTATTAATGCAACATATCAGCCGAGCGTTACCTGACATCAGCATTGCTAGTACAGCTGAATTGGACATAAACCCAGATGCCAAAGAAGCGGTATTATTTGCGGTGTTAGCTAATGAGTGTTTAGTCGGCGGCAAACAAAAATTTAGTAATACTAGAGAAGGCATCCCTAGCGTAACGATGGGGAAAATCAGTTTTTCAGACTGACCTTTCCCCTTGCCAATATTCATAGCCAAATGTTCAAGGGGTCAGAGTCGTTGAAACTCAAAAATAGTTTCAAGTACTCTGACCCCTTGAAAAAAGCTTATAGCTTGGCGTAGTCTACTACCCAATTCACATACAATTCAGTACCGGTTTTTAACGCTTTTTCATCAGCGAAGAAAAACGGAGAGTGATTGCTTGGTGCTGCAGCGGCATCTTGACCTTCAGGTGTTACGCCTAAAAACACGAACAGCCCTGGTACTTCTAGGGCGAAGAATGAAAAGTCTTCAGCGCCGGTAACCAGTTCACTAACATGAACTTTGTCTTGACCAGCTACACGCTCTATTGTTGGTAGCATTTTGCTAGTGAGTGCGGGATCATTAATGGTGACTGGGTAACCTTCATTAATATGGACATGGGCTTCAGCGCCGGTGGCTTTAGCCGTCATTTCAGCTGTAGTCTTCAGATCCTTGAAAATTTGTGCCCGATTATCCATATCAAAGTTACGAATAGTACCTTCTAAATAGACTTGGTCTGGAATAATATTATTGCGTACACCACCTTCAACAATACCAAAGCTTAATACCGCTGGCGCTTTGGTTATATCGATTTGGCGACTGATAATCGTTTGACTGTTACTGATAATTTGCGCAGCAGCGACGATAGGATCAACACCACCCCAAGGCCGTGAGCCGTGGGTTTGTCTACCTTTAACTGTTATTTCAAATTGATCTGAGGAGGCCATTAATGGACCTTCGCGATAACCGATATGACCGACAGTACCCGCAGACCAAACATGAATACCAAATACCGCTTCTGGCTGGTGTTGTTTAAATAGACCCTGTTTTAACATCAGTTCAGCGCCACCTTCCTCATCATCTGGCGCGCCTTCTTCTGCTGGCTGAAAAATAAAGACCACGGTGCCGGCTAATTGCTGTTTCATGGCGACTAACTGCTCTGCAGCGCCCATTAGCATAGCGACATGCATATCATGACCACAAGCATGCATAACGCCAACTTCTTTGCCACGATATTCAGATAAGACTGTGGATTTAAACGGCACATCGGTTTGTTCCACTACCGGTAAGGCGTCCATATCGGCCCGTAAGGCGATAGTGGGGCCGGGTTTGCTGCCTTTTAATACGCCGATGACGCCGGTATGAGCAACACCCGTTTGTACCTCTAAGCCTAGCGCTTTTAAATGCTTGGCAATCACTTTAGCGGTACGAAATTCACGATTACTTAATTCTGGATGCTGGTGTAAATCGCGGCGCCACTCAATCACTTTTTGTTCAAGGTTTGTGGAAATAGCCACAGTTTGCTGGGCTTGAACGCTAGTAAATAAACCAACACCAGCAATAATGGCTAGACTAACAGAGGATAATTTCATGCATAACTCCTGAACATAATGGCAAAAGTGGGACGGAATAACGTATCTGAGTATGCATGGCTATATGCTAGCTGACAATGTTTGATTAGCAGTTAGGGTATAAGACTTTTGGCTATGTTGGCTACAGAGTTATGCAGCTTGCTGTAGGGCTATTTGTAATTGAGTTAGGATCTCATTACTTTTTCGCAGGGTGCGAAGTTGCTGGAATAATAACTCTGCTTCAGGGTATTGGCGTTTTAAATACGTAAACCATTGTTTAATCCGGTTAGCGTAATATTTACCTTTATCCCCGCTGACTTCATATTCTGAATATTGCATCAGTAAGGTTAATACCTGCGGCCACGGCATAGCATGGCTATTTTGCCGAATACTCTGGGCTAAATTTGGCATAGCTAAAACACCCCGGCCGAGCATTATATCCTGACAGTTAGCTTGCTGCTGACATAATAAGGCTGAATCACGATCCCAAATTTCTCCATTGGCAATCAATGGAATATTAACCTGTTGCTTAATTTTGGCTATCCAAGGCC
The sequence above is drawn from the Rheinheimera salexigens genome and encodes:
- a CDS encoding anhydro-N-acetylmuramic acid kinase — translated: MHSHIQKLADIAAKPSRMIIGLMSGTSLDGLDVALCRLSGEGLATKVELINFCTVDYDQDYKQRVKAVFSKRQVDLQMVTLLHPWIGLEHGRMINECLQQWQLTANDVDVVASHGQTIYHCPQRQHQLAEFGNATLQIGDADHLAVKTGIITISDFRQKHIAAGGEGAPLAVYGDYLLFSSPAENRILLNIGGIANLTYLPSSQDANAVFSSDIGPGNTMMDAYIQAYFPGQYYDRSAALANAGEINSALLAALKQDRFFALGFPKTTGPEVFNLAYLEQAQQQSSTENLNRADVMATLNRFSADMIVHAITSMTAELDQFVIYASGGGIHNPLLMQHISRALPDISIASTAELDINPDAKEAVLFAVLANECLVGGKQKFSNTREGIPSVTMGKISFSD
- a CDS encoding amidohydrolase, which gives rise to MKLSSVSLAIIAGVGLFTSVQAQQTVAISTNLEQKVIEWRRDLHQHPELSNREFRTAKVIAKHLKALGLEVQTGVAHTGVIGVLKGSKPGPTIALRADMDALPVVEQTDVPFKSTVLSEYRGKEVGVMHACGHDMHVAMLMGAAEQLVAMKQQLAGTVVFIFQPAEEGAPDDEEGGAELMLKQGLFKQHQPEAVFGIHVWSAGTVGHIGYREGPLMASSDQFEITVKGRQTHGSRPWGGVDPIVAAAQIISNSQTIISRQIDITKAPAVLSFGIVEGGVRNNIIPDQVYLEGTIRNFDMDNRAQIFKDLKTTAEMTAKATGAEAHVHINEGYPVTINDPALTSKMLPTIERVAGQDKVHVSELVTGAEDFSFFALEVPGLFVFLGVTPEGQDAAAAPSNHSPFFFADEKALKTGTELYVNWVVDYAKL